In a single window of the Orbaceae bacterium lpD04 genome:
- a CDS encoding ShlB/FhaC/HecB family hemolysin secretion/activation protein, with product MKNIIIKPLFWLCCLTTLSFDSISAPLPTLAEKAISDQQLIYQQERQKALQGSLASPQPDIRLLKARVKTNTINFPAETPCFVINHVELRERDSLPFIMPLYPLSNQAIGRCLGGEGIGLLMSELQNRIISYGYITTRVVAPEQDLTSGTLVLLLVKGTVRDVYYADGSDKHNSLQSTLPVNKGQLLNLRDIEQGLENLQRIPTVKADMQLVPGENPGESDIVINRTQSKYWRIGASLDDSGTKDTGRYQGGLTLYLDNPLGMSDAFYVSGGHDLDGNSKYGSKNYLFSYSVPMGYWALSSSLSSNTYNQTVAGTPDYQYSGRSRNINVQLSRVIHRNESQKTTLSYGLNFKESHNYINDTEVEVQRRKTTSWILGINHRHYFGNITLDAGASYKKGVRWFGAHQAPEEGTGYGTALSDIFNVNVSLNVPFTLAEQSFRYNFDYQGQFTRGGDLTPPERFSIGSRWTVRGFDGELSLSADSGWYIRNELALATPFNNELYLGLDYGEVSGANSGYLLGKKLAGSALGLRGSLYGVSYDAFMGTPLYKPHGFKTDDVTLGFNINWSY from the coding sequence GTGAAAAATATAATAATAAAACCACTATTTTGGCTATGTTGTCTTACTACCTTATCATTTGATAGTATCAGTGCCCCGTTACCAACGCTAGCTGAAAAAGCGATCAGTGATCAGCAATTAATTTATCAGCAAGAGCGGCAAAAGGCATTGCAAGGCAGTTTAGCATCGCCGCAGCCCGATATTCGATTATTAAAGGCGAGGGTCAAAACCAATACAATTAATTTCCCGGCGGAAACACCCTGCTTTGTCATTAACCACGTTGAACTGCGTGAGCGTGATAGTTTGCCGTTTATTATGCCGCTATACCCGTTATCAAACCAAGCAATAGGGCGATGCCTTGGCGGTGAAGGGATTGGTTTATTAATGAGCGAACTGCAAAACCGCATTATTAGCTATGGCTATATCACAACTCGCGTGGTTGCTCCCGAGCAAGACTTAACGAGCGGCACGTTAGTGTTATTACTGGTTAAAGGAACGGTAAGGGATGTCTATTATGCTGACGGCAGTGATAAACACAATAGTTTACAAAGCACCTTACCGGTAAACAAAGGGCAACTGCTTAATTTACGTGATATTGAGCAAGGGCTTGAAAATTTACAGCGTATCCCAACCGTTAAAGCCGATATGCAGCTAGTCCCCGGTGAAAACCCGGGCGAGAGTGATATTGTCATTAACCGCACGCAGTCAAAATACTGGCGTATTGGCGCATCACTTGATGATTCAGGCACCAAAGATACGGGGCGCTATCAAGGTGGGCTTACACTCTATTTAGACAATCCACTTGGCATGAGCGATGCGTTTTATGTCTCTGGCGGTCACGACTTGGATGGCAACAGCAAATATGGCTCTAAAAACTACCTATTTTCGTACTCAGTGCCGATGGGCTATTGGGCACTAAGTTCATCACTAAGCAGCAATACCTATAATCAAACCGTTGCTGGCACGCCAGATTATCAATATAGCGGACGAAGTCGTAATATCAATGTGCAGCTAAGCCGGGTTATTCACCGTAATGAATCGCAAAAAACCACCTTAAGTTATGGGCTTAACTTTAAAGAGTCACACAACTACATTAATGATACCGAAGTTGAGGTACAGCGCCGTAAAACCACCAGTTGGATTTTAGGCATTAATCACCGTCACTACTTTGGTAATATTACCCTTGATGCAGGCGCTAGTTATAAAAAAGGGGTACGTTGGTTTGGTGCGCATCAGGCGCCAGAAGAGGGCACCGGTTATGGCACCGCGTTATCCGATATTTTTAATGTCAATGTCTCTTTAAATGTGCCTTTTACCCTTGCTGAGCAAAGCTTTCGTTATAACTTCGATTATCAAGGTCAATTTACCCGTGGTGGCGATTTAACGCCGCCAGAGCGTTTTTCAATTGGGAGCCGCTGGACGGTAAGAGGCTTTGATGGTGAACTGAGTTTAAGTGCTGATAGTGGTTGGTATATTCGTAATGAACTGGCTTTAGCAACGCCATTCAATAATGAACTCTATTTAGGCCTTGATTACGGCGAAGTCTCTGGCGCTAATTCAGGCTACTTATTAGGTAAAAAACTTGCCGGTAGTGCACTTGGTTTACGCGGCAGCCTTTATGGCGTTTCGTATGATGCGTTTATGGGCACGCCACTGTATAAACCCCATGGTTTTAAAACCGATGATGTGACGCTGGGTTTTAATATTAACTGGAGTTATTAA
- a CDS encoding SMI1/KNR4 family protein codes for MSIKDVKDAINIINEDIDLADFIGEISPDLIDKAEGMLGVKFPESYKYFLENLGCGDIYGQEFYGIIKADFINSGIPDAIWITLKMREESGLPDYFVIVYFGGDGDYYAIDCRDPNKAPLICWMPGESKYDGLHTKIANDFGIFFKETILNAKENW; via the coding sequence ATGAGTATAAAAGATGTGAAAGATGCTATAAATATTATTAATGAAGATATTGATTTAGCAGACTTTATTGGAGAAATATCACCAGATTTGATTGATAAGGCTGAAGGGATGTTAGGTGTAAAATTTCCTGAAAGTTATAAGTATTTTCTAGAAAATCTGGGTTGTGGAGATATATATGGTCAAGAATTTTACGGAATAATCAAAGCTGATTTTATTAATTCCGGTATTCCTGATGCAATTTGGATTACTTTAAAAATGCGAGAAGAGTCAGGCCTTCCTGATTATTTTGTTATAGTTTATTTTGGGGGGGATGGTGATTATTACGCTATTGATTGCCGAGACCCAAATAAGGCACCTTTAATCTGTTGGATGCCAGGAGAGTCTAAATATGATGGCTTGCATACAAAAATAGCAAATGATTTTGGTATTTTTTTTAAAGAAACAATTTTAAATGCTAAAGAAAATTGGTGA
- a CDS encoding hemagglutinin repeat-containing protein: MNKHFYRIIFNQARGMLMVVGEIVKRHQGEGRSSQQATETKINDNTITAALKPIRFLTYVALGFVSVNAASYANTIIVDNNADKSQRPTVNQTANGATQINIQEASKAGVSHNKFSQFDVSQKGVILNNSAQLSNTELAGYIKGNDNLIRSGSAKVILNEINAKNASQLNGYIEVAGQKAQVIIANAAGITCNGCGFINADRATLTTGKPVFENGQLKGYLVEQGNITINGKGMDSSRQNYTDLIARTVNINSSLWANDVTVIAGKNKVSHDLQTIEALDSLDDKPQVAIDVAALGGMYAGGIKLIGTEGGVGVYNAGSLGASAGNLTISADGKIVNTGAMQAKQDITLNSSQNIDNQNKINAKANINLKTKTTLNNEGTVVAQNNLTINADNLNNQANATIAAGIDENGKLTQAGNLTIKANQASLKGQQLATNVISINTASNLDLAGSQNRAGQLLIESGSLNTQNAAFAIDGDGTLTTRNWYNQQSSMQVNGAFSASADHIINTDAILYADKLDINATSLSGDGKLLADSSLNLTLKNDFINRNQLLSNGDLSIYSDNAIENEGQLTSGKTLSITGNDIINKDTGEIESASVNVTGVNLTNQGLVNGNLVTSHLTGELNNENSGRIYGDQITLNAQTLNNRALAAISPVIAARNQLTVNVTTLNNLNHASLLSLGDLRIDAATVNNHSSKIESADNMVLNVETLNNINDKIETQEVLIDSQDVLEYSPIGSSVHYNADVVKAYRTSSNHNYLTLESLAGEFAKTYQFYKYSYRANTYETQITETNPGEILAGKNLTIMGNNVKNDNSQIIAGNELTISAANIENISLKGEHRVENIGTTTYYDRKKRTKVPGQSRKWKQSSSNSAYNQIVKNEIDVGNGKIDEHTVIQTPTADIKDLTNANVSSNVVGLVEPNTALPNNSIYTINKGVDKNYLIETDSRFTNKKEWLSSDYMFKQLKADPNNIQKRLGDGYYEQQLIKEQIVTLTGQRHLGDYADDMTQYKALMNAGAEFAQRYGLSIGFALTAEQMNALTNDIVWMVSKTVNINGENIDVLVPQVYVVNRPQVTTSGALIAGKGVSIESRGDLSSSGSVVSKDSLNILANNVSNRGVIMGDSLDIKAVNSITSNGALMAENGISLAANNNINLISTTKTTETTYGQNSTANTVINHVSSVQTKNGDITINAGQDVNLGAALVVNQSKDGKTAISAGNDINLSTVTTNTQENTVWGGNNYRKIDKDEVVGSEIRGKGDVTLSAGNDITVKAGNVSSDSSLSLSAGNTIAITGDSQHEQLTDHQKVKSSGMLSKSSVTTHIDVDNLTQKGSSLSGDTVNINAGNHLVVTGSQVVGSKNVNLTANNDVTIDAAEESYYNHQQTIKQKSGLMSGGNLGFAIGKEKDDLKQTDRTQGYQASTVGSTEGNVTINAGKDLSVKGSDIIAKKDITLTGDNVTLESNDSKVTYKEEYKYEKTGLTLAITGTAADVYDAAKAVEQAKKNDNDKLLALQSIKAALTAVQAAQDLQLKNEKGDTQASIGVSATFGTQKTEREINQEQHNVVGSGVSAGDNITIKAVGDVQGNGGDITVKGSEVKAGQDITLEAGHDVNVIGAVNTQHSDKDEKSYGGGVGISFTVGGDQTGLRFTGNANFSRERENADGSAWSEGIVEAGKNLMVKTGNDATLIGAQLKGDGVKMDVGHNLNIASLQDTDNYDYEKITASVNGSFGTGFSGNLALSQTKMDSNWASVTDQSGIFAGKNGFDVTVGNNTDLKGAVIASTAEDKSNNKLDTGTISFSDIENKADFDVSHVSISIGTSGASPTAGMPSIYHNSDSASSTTKSAVEDGTLIVRNQDEQKQNVDELSRNTENANNPLGQIFDKQKEQDKMDALDLVRDIAAQTKDVVNKYDRIQAQNDLAKDKDGIINNAKDTYDKLTDSDKKALAEKGINSADDYANNSYYVAVNDKVIDNKKNNLGGMGSTVSKGIDAATAIVSGLITGDFTGGLAGASAPYIAGIIKEQTYERDDKGNIRYDDKGDPKVNTEANLIAHAILGAAVAAAQGNSALAGGIGAVTGEAAADFIYKTLYGDTPKDKLTQEQKENISALAQLASGLAVAAGSGGNIGDVGTAVAGSKNAVENNLLSSQKGTEKLDKESKELYEKIKDVVGYDEIDQLQKQYMNCQSDECRTAIYNDYYQKEQEAGQKLVDLYKSGQLTKADFEQLVTWYNDSMLDGVEQAKADAGGNRKLWDIYDASSMDMTPAGLIGNPYLAEIRGLILLDQWRSEGLSESQIQEKFLKDGVLGAFGSAPDVNAIVHQIRNDGLSLEDGLKFATLAAFGKVTSDASQGKVSQTTVKGTSNNVVKADTVTQADAKNYFGQQRQYWSNDPVQFKGNKVYQRNDLFDINFVDAKGRTNLERMQKGLAPIGKDGQSVNLHHMTQKQDGPIAEVTQNFHKDNHSVIHVNDNSIPSGIDRNQFNKWRSEYWKNRADEFKK, encoded by the coding sequence ATGAACAAGCATTTTTACCGAATTATTTTTAATCAAGCCCGCGGCATGTTAATGGTGGTTGGTGAGATAGTTAAACGCCATCAAGGTGAAGGGCGAAGCAGCCAACAAGCGACAGAAACTAAAATCAATGATAACACCATCACGGCGGCTTTAAAGCCAATTCGTTTTTTAACTTACGTTGCACTGGGTTTTGTTAGCGTTAATGCCGCAAGCTACGCTAACACGATTATTGTCGATAACAATGCCGATAAGTCACAGCGGCCAACGGTTAATCAAACTGCCAACGGCGCGACGCAAATTAATATTCAAGAAGCGAGTAAAGCCGGCGTTTCACATAATAAATTCAGTCAGTTTGATGTGTCACAAAAAGGCGTGATTTTAAATAATAGCGCCCAGCTGTCAAATACTGAGCTAGCGGGTTACATTAAAGGCAATGATAATTTAATTCGCTCGGGCAGTGCCAAAGTGATTTTAAATGAAATCAATGCAAAAAATGCCAGCCAACTTAACGGTTATATTGAAGTGGCAGGTCAAAAAGCGCAGGTTATTATCGCTAATGCCGCGGGTATTACCTGTAATGGTTGCGGCTTTATCAACGCCGATAGGGCGACATTAACCACCGGTAAACCCGTATTTGAAAATGGTCAGCTAAAGGGGTACTTGGTTGAGCAGGGCAATATTACCATTAACGGCAAAGGCATGGACAGTTCACGGCAAAACTATACCGATTTAATTGCCCGCACGGTTAATATTAATAGCAGCTTATGGGCCAATGATGTAACGGTTATCGCAGGTAAAAACAAAGTAAGCCATGATTTACAAACCATTGAGGCGCTTGATAGCCTTGATGATAAACCGCAAGTTGCTATTGACGTTGCCGCGCTAGGCGGCATGTACGCGGGCGGCATTAAACTGATTGGCACTGAGGGCGGCGTTGGTGTTTATAATGCCGGCAGCTTAGGGGCAAGTGCTGGCAACTTAACGATTAGTGCTGACGGTAAAATTGTTAATACGGGCGCTATGCAGGCTAAGCAAGATATTACGCTTAATAGCTCACAAAATATTGATAATCAAAACAAAATTAACGCTAAGGCGAATATCAACCTTAAAACAAAAACGACCCTAAATAATGAGGGGACAGTTGTTGCGCAAAATAATTTAACTATCAATGCCGATAATCTAAATAACCAAGCTAATGCAACAATTGCAGCGGGCATTGATGAAAATGGCAAACTGACTCAGGCTGGTAATTTAACCATTAAAGCAAATCAAGCCTCATTAAAAGGGCAGCAGCTTGCAACGAATGTGATTTCGATAAATACGGCTTCAAATCTTGATCTGGCCGGTAGTCAAAACCGCGCAGGACAACTACTTATTGAAAGTGGCTCGCTTAATACGCAAAATGCAGCCTTTGCAATCGATGGTGATGGCACATTAACTACCCGAAATTGGTATAATCAACAAAGTAGCATGCAAGTTAATGGTGCGTTTAGTGCATCAGCTGATCACATCATCAATACCGATGCGATTTTGTATGCCGATAAACTCGATATCAATGCCACCTCATTATCGGGTGATGGTAAATTACTGGCTGATTCATCGCTTAATTTGACATTAAAAAACGATTTTATAAATCGTAATCAACTGTTATCAAATGGTGATCTATCGATTTATTCCGATAATGCGATCGAAAATGAGGGTCAGTTAACCTCAGGTAAAACCCTTTCAATAACCGGTAATGACATTATTAATAAAGACACTGGCGAAATTGAATCCGCAAGCGTTAATGTAACCGGTGTTAACCTCACTAATCAGGGCTTAGTTAATGGTAACTTAGTTACGAGCCATCTGACGGGCGAACTGAATAATGAAAATAGTGGGCGGATCTACGGTGATCAAATTACCCTAAATGCGCAAACGTTAAATAATCGAGCTTTAGCCGCAATTTCGCCAGTGATTGCTGCACGTAATCAGTTAACTGTGAATGTAACAACGCTAAATAATCTCAATCATGCATCTTTATTAAGTTTAGGGGATTTGCGCATTGATGCAGCAACAGTTAATAACCACTCATCGAAGATTGAATCTGCCGATAATATGGTATTAAACGTCGAGACGTTAAATAATATTAATGACAAAATTGAGACCCAAGAAGTATTAATTGATAGTCAGGATGTTTTAGAGTATTCACCGATAGGTTCAAGTGTCCATTACAATGCCGATGTGGTTAAAGCCTATCGAACGTCATCAAACCACAATTACCTAACACTAGAATCATTGGCTGGCGAGTTTGCTAAAACTTACCAGTTTTACAAGTATAGTTACCGTGCTAACACTTATGAAACGCAGATCACAGAAACTAATCCGGGTGAAATTCTTGCCGGTAAAAATCTAACCATAATGGGCAATAATGTAAAAAATGATAATAGCCAAATTATTGCTGGTAACGAACTTACAATTAGCGCTGCAAATATTGAGAATATCTCGCTAAAAGGTGAGCACCGAGTTGAAAATATCGGAACAACAACTTATTACGATCGTAAAAAAAGGACAAAAGTCCCAGGCCAAAGTCGTAAATGGAAACAAAGTTCATCGAACTCCGCCTATAACCAAATCGTCAAAAATGAAATTGATGTTGGTAATGGCAAAATCGATGAGCATACTGTTATTCAAACACCAACAGCAGACATTAAAGATCTGACCAATGCTAACGTAAGTAGCAATGTGGTTGGTTTAGTTGAGCCAAACACCGCATTACCCAACAACAGTATTTACACTATCAACAAAGGCGTTGATAAAAACTACCTGATTGAAACCGACTCACGCTTTACCAATAAAAAAGAGTGGCTTAGCTCAGATTATATGTTTAAGCAATTAAAAGCCGATCCGAACAATATCCAAAAGCGCTTAGGTGATGGCTATTATGAGCAGCAATTAATTAAAGAACAAATTGTGACCTTAACAGGGCAACGCCATTTAGGTGATTATGCTGATGATATGACGCAGTATAAAGCCTTAATGAATGCCGGCGCCGAGTTTGCTCAACGTTATGGTTTATCGATAGGGTTTGCCCTGACTGCAGAGCAGATGAATGCCTTAACCAATGATATCGTTTGGATGGTAAGCAAAACGGTAAATATTAATGGTGAAAATATTGACGTATTAGTACCGCAAGTTTATGTGGTTAATCGACCACAAGTGACCACATCGGGTGCACTGATTGCAGGTAAAGGCGTCTCAATTGAGTCTCGCGGTGATTTAAGTTCATCGGGCAGCGTTGTAAGTAAAGACAGCCTTAATATCCTAGCAAATAACGTGAGTAACCGTGGCGTGATAATGGGTGATAGCCTTGATATTAAGGCAGTTAACAGCATTACCAGCAATGGCGCATTAATGGCAGAAAATGGCATTTCGCTGGCAGCCAATAATAATATCAATTTAATCAGTACGACCAAGACAACCGAAACAACATATGGGCAAAACAGCACCGCTAATACGGTGATTAATCACGTCTCATCGGTGCAGACCAAAAACGGCGACATCACGATTAATGCCGGTCAAGATGTTAACCTAGGTGCCGCATTAGTGGTTAATCAATCAAAAGACGGTAAAACGGCAATCAGTGCCGGTAATGACATTAATTTATCAACCGTCACGACCAATACTCAGGAAAATACCGTCTGGGGCGGCAATAATTACCGTAAAATTGATAAAGATGAGGTGGTGGGCAGTGAAATACGGGGTAAAGGCGATGTGACGCTCAGTGCGGGCAATGATATCACAGTTAAAGCGGGCAATGTGTCGAGCGACTCATCACTGAGCTTGAGCGCCGGTAATACCATTGCCATCACCGGTGATAGCCAGCATGAGCAGCTAACTGACCATCAAAAAGTGAAGTCTAGCGGTATGCTAAGTAAAAGCTCGGTGACGACTCATATTGATGTTGATAACCTGACCCAAAAAGGCAGTAGCCTATCGGGTGATACGGTTAATATCAATGCTGGTAATCACTTAGTGGTAACCGGTAGTCAAGTGGTGGGCAGCAAGAATGTCAATTTAACCGCTAACAACGACGTAACGATTGATGCGGCCGAGGAGTCTTATTACAATCATCAACAAACCATTAAGCAAAAATCAGGCTTAATGAGCGGCGGTAATTTAGGGTTTGCAATTGGCAAAGAGAAAGATGACCTAAAACAGACTGACCGCACGCAGGGTTATCAAGCCAGCACTGTTGGTAGCACCGAAGGCAATGTGACGATTAATGCCGGTAAAGACTTATCGGTTAAAGGCAGTGATATCATTGCCAAAAAGGATATTACCTTAACCGGTGACAATGTCACGCTAGAATCGAATGATTCAAAGGTGACTTATAAAGAAGAGTACAAGTACGAAAAAACCGGCTTAACACTTGCAATAACGGGTACGGCTGCGGATGTGTATGATGCGGCTAAGGCGGTTGAACAAGCGAAGAAAAACGATAATGATAAACTGCTTGCGCTACAATCGATTAAAGCCGCCTTAACGGCGGTTCAAGCGGCTCAGGATTTACAGCTCAAAAATGAAAAAGGCGATACCCAAGCGTCAATTGGGGTTAGTGCGACCTTTGGTACACAAAAAACCGAACGTGAAATCAATCAAGAGCAGCATAATGTTGTTGGTAGCGGCGTGTCGGCGGGTGACAATATCACCATCAAGGCGGTTGGTGATGTGCAAGGTAACGGCGGTGATATTACGGTGAAAGGCAGTGAGGTTAAAGCCGGTCAAGATATCACGCTTGAGGCCGGTCATGATGTCAATGTTATTGGCGCCGTTAATACCCAGCACAGCGATAAAGATGAAAAAAGCTATGGCGGCGGCGTGGGGATCAGCTTTACGGTTGGTGGCGACCAAACGGGACTGCGCTTTACTGGTAATGCCAACTTTAGCCGTGAGCGTGAAAATGCCGATGGCAGCGCGTGGAGTGAAGGGATTGTTGAGGCGGGTAAAAACCTCATGGTTAAAACTGGTAACGATGCAACCTTAATCGGGGCGCAGTTAAAAGGTGATGGTGTTAAGATGGACGTCGGTCATAACCTTAATATTGCGTCCCTGCAAGATACTGATAACTATGATTATGAAAAAATCACCGCTTCGGTCAATGGCTCATTTGGTACAGGTTTTAGTGGTAACTTAGCGTTATCACAAACCAAAATGGACAGTAATTGGGCCAGCGTCACCGACCAGTCGGGTATTTTTGCCGGCAAAAATGGCTTTGATGTGACCGTTGGCAATAATACCGACCTTAAAGGGGCGGTCATTGCCTCAACCGCTGAGGATAAATCAAACAATAAACTCGACACTGGCACCATTAGCTTTAGTGATATTGAAAACAAAGCCGACTTTGATGTCAGCCATGTATCAATCAGTATTGGTACTAGCGGCGCATCACCGACAGCGGGTATGCCATCGATTTATCACAACAGTGATAGCGCTTCAAGTACGACTAAATCAGCGGTAGAAGACGGCACGTTAATTGTGCGTAATCAAGATGAGCAAAAGCAAAATGTTGATGAGTTAAGCCGTAATACTGAAAACGCCAATAATCCATTAGGACAAATCTTTGATAAACAAAAAGAACAAGATAAAATGGATGCGCTTGACCTAGTTAGAGACATTGCCGCCCAAACGAAAGATGTGGTCAATAAATACGACCGCATACAGGCACAAAATGACTTAGCGAAAGATAAAGATGGCATAATTAATAATGCAAAGGATACATACGATAAGTTAACGGATAGCGATAAAAAAGCGCTAGCAGAAAAAGGCATCAACTCAGCCGATGATTATGCAAATAATAGCTATTATGTTGCAGTTAATGATAAAGTTATCGATAATAAAAAGAACAACCTTGGAGGAATGGGCAGCACTGTCAGTAAAGGCATTGATGCTGCAACTGCGATTGTTAGCGGCCTAATTACCGGTGATTTTACTGGTGGGCTTGCTGGTGCAAGTGCGCCTTATATCGCAGGAATTATTAAGGAACAAACTTATGAGCGTGACGATAAAGGCAATATTCGTTATGATGATAAAGGTGATCCAAAGGTTAATACTGAAGCTAACTTAATCGCTCATGCTATCCTCGGCGCAGCAGTTGCAGCAGCGCAAGGTAACTCAGCATTAGCTGGGGGTATTGGTGCGGTTACGGGTGAAGCAGCGGCTGACTTTATTTATAAAACATTATATGGTGATACGCCAAAAGATAAGCTAACTCAAGAACAAAAAGAAAACATCAGCGCCTTAGCGCAATTAGCCAGTGGCCTTGCTGTTGCAGCAGGAAGTGGCGGCAATATTGGTGATGTTGGTACCGCGGTTGCCGGTAGTAAAAATGCGGTTGAGAATAACTTATTGAGTAGCCAAAAAGGTACTGAAAAACTAGATAAGGAAAGTAAAGAGCTTTACGAAAAGATTAAAGATGTTGTTGGTTATGATGAAATCGATCAGCTACAAAAACAGTACATGAATTGCCAAAGCGATGAATGTAGAACCGCGATCTATAATGATTATTATCAAAAAGAGCAGGAAGCTGGTCAGAAATTAGTTGATTTATATAAATCAGGTCAATTAACAAAAGCTGATTTTGAGCAACTTGTTACTTGGTATAATGACTCAATGCTTGATGGTGTTGAGCAAGCAAAAGCAGATGCAGGAGGTAATCGTAAACTTTGGGATATTTATGATGCGTCATCAATGGATATGACACCTGCTGGTTTAATCGGAAATCCTTATTTAGCTGAAATAAGAGGATTAATTTTACTAGATCAATGGCGATCTGAAGGATTATCAGAGTCACAAATACAAGAGAAGTTTTTAAAAGATGGCGTGTTAGGAGCATTTGGTTCTGCTCCTGATGTTAATGCAATTGTTCACCAAATACGTAATGATGGCTTAAGTCTTGAAGATGGATTAAAATTTGCAACGTTAGCTGCTTTTGGTAAAGTCACTAGTGATGCAAGTCAAGGGAAAGTTTCTCAAACTACTGTGAAAGGGACTAGTAATAATGTTGTAAAAGCTGATACAGTAACACAGGCTGATGCAAAAAATTATTTTGGTCAGCAACGGCAGTATTGGTCGAATGATCCTGTTCAATTTAAAGGAAATAAAGTTTATCAGCGTAATGATTTGTTTGATATCAATTTTGTTGATGCTAAAGGTAGAACTAATCTTGAGCGTATGCAGAAAGGACTGGCTCCAATCGGTAAAGATGGTCAATCAGTTAATTTACATCATATGACTCAAAAACAAGATGGTCCTATTGCGGAAGTGACTCAAAATTTCCATAAAGATAATCATAGTGTTATACATGTTAATGATAATTCTATTCCATCAGGGATAGATCGAAATCAGTTTAATAAATGGCGCTCTGAATATTGGAAAAATAGAGCGGATGAATTTAAAAAATAG
- a CDS encoding glucan biosynthesis protein G: MKYFKIKHSSLLICMLCIFLLPNKSYAFSLEDVEKKADELSKHSFKSPKTTLPNEFKQLAFADYQKITFNKSKTYWQNDNSPFRLAFYHQGMYFDHRVKINEIIDNKVQEIKYHADYFDTSALNIKEKDGVVDGFAGFKVQYAINDPKKLDDEIFSALGASYFRVIGKNQVYGLSARALAINTGLMSGEEFPYFKEFWLEKPKPNQKNFVIYALLDSPSVTGAYKITLTPHNAMIVDIESSVFFRKKVEKLGIAPLTSMYLYGKNQPSSISNYRPELHDSNGLSIWTDDKKWIWRPLNNPERLSLSSFALKGISGFGLIQRDDGFDDYQDLDDHYEKRPSAWIEPQNNWGAGHVELVELPTPDETNDNIIAFWVPEKQYQPGDKLYTKYRVYFTQLEASRYPNDVARVKNTFYSLGDIKQANLIRKLDGTISYVVDFVGDKLSRLPKDAHIKPFVNISDNGKLIDSKLVYNDVDKGWRVILRFNVKKADQPTEIYVSLVSDDGKNTQLSETWNAQYLDY; the protein is encoded by the coding sequence ATGAAATATTTTAAAATCAAGCATTCCTCGCTTCTTATCTGTATGTTATGCATTTTCTTATTACCCAATAAAAGTTATGCCTTTTCATTAGAAGATGTCGAAAAAAAAGCAGATGAACTAAGTAAACATAGCTTTAAAAGCCCAAAAACCACATTACCTAATGAATTTAAACAATTAGCGTTTGCTGATTATCAAAAAATCACCTTTAATAAAAGCAAAACCTATTGGCAAAATGATAATTCACCATTTCGCTTAGCCTTTTATCATCAAGGGATGTATTTTGACCACCGCGTTAAAATTAATGAAATTATTGATAATAAGGTGCAAGAGATTAAGTATCATGCGGACTATTTTGATACCAGTGCGCTAAATATTAAAGAAAAAGATGGCGTTGTTGACGGCTTTGCCGGATTTAAAGTGCAATACGCAATAAACGATCCTAAAAAGTTAGATGATGAAATATTTTCAGCCTTAGGGGCAAGCTATTTTAGGGTTATCGGTAAAAATCAAGTTTATGGCTTATCAGCAAGGGCATTAGCGATTAATACTGGTTTGATGAGCGGTGAAGAGTTTCCATACTTTAAAGAGTTTTGGCTTGAAAAGCCCAAGCCGAATCAAAAAAATTTCGTGATTTATGCACTGCTTGACTCCCCTAGTGTAACTGGCGCTTATAAGATCACATTAACGCCTCATAATGCGATGATTGTCGATATTGAATCGAGCGTATTTTTCCGTAAAAAAGTTGAAAAACTCGGCATTGCGCCATTAACGAGCATGTATTTATATGGTAAAAATCAGCCGAGTTCAATTAGTAATTATCGGCCAGAGCTCCACGATTCCAACGGACTATCTATTTGGACTGATGACAAAAAATGGATTTGGCGACCACTTAATAATCCCGAAAGATTATCGCTGTCCTCTTTTGCGCTTAAGGGAATTAGCGGCTTTGGATTGATTCAGCGCGATGATGGCTTTGATGATTATCAAGATCTCGATGATCACTATGAAAAACGGCCAAGTGCTTGGATCGAACCACAAAATAACTGGGGTGCGGGCCATGTTGAATTAGTTGAACTGCCAACCCCTGATGAAACTAACGATAATATCATCGCGTTTTGGGTACCAGAAAAACAGTATCAACCAGGTGATAAACTTTACACAAAATACCGTGTCTATTTCACCCAATTAGAAGCTTCTCGTTATCCAAATGATGTGGCTAGGGTAAAAAATACCTTTTATTCTTTAGGCGATATTAAACAAGCGAATTTGATTCGTAAGCTTGATGGCACCATATCTTACGTGGTTGATTTTGTTGGCGATAAATTAAGCCGCTTACCTAAAGATGCTCATATTAAACCCTTTGTTAATATCAGCGATAACGGTAAATTAATCGATTCTAAGTTAGTTTATAATGACGTTGATAAAGGTTGGCGTGTTATTTTGCGTTTTAATGTTAAAAAGGCTGATCAGCCAACTGAAATTTACGTCAGCTTAGTGTCTGATGATGGTAAAAATACCCAATTATCCGAAACGTGGAATGCCCAGTATTTAGACTATTAA